A stretch of the bacterium genome encodes the following:
- a CDS encoding ribonuclease HI family protein, whose protein sequence is MLFDAEYIIHIDGASRGNPGHASYGFAILDPEGKVLHSGNGYIGITTNNVAEYTALLEALRFVLAQKIQSVEIRSDSELLVKQLNGEYKVKSEHLAALNGECRMLLRRLSWYEIKHVPRSQNKIADRLANEALDQQLKPRETEHG, encoded by the coding sequence GTGGAAATCCCGGCCATGCGTCGTACGGTTTTGCCATTCTGGACCCGGAAGGAAAAGTACTTCACAGCGGCAATGGTTACATCGGCATTACTACTAATAATGTAGCAGAGTACACTGCGCTTCTCGAAGCCCTGCGATTTGTACTGGCTCAGAAGATCCAGAGCGTTGAAATCCGGTCCGATTCCGAACTGCTCGTGAAGCAACTAAACGGGGAGTACAAGGTAAAGTCCGAACACCTCGCTGCGTTGAACGGGGAATGTCGCATGCTGTTGCGGCGGTTGTCCTGGTATGAAATCAAGCATGTTCCACGCTCCCAGAACAAGATAGCGGACAGGCTGGCAAATGAAGCTCTGGATCAGCAGCTGAAGCCGCGAGAAACTGAACATGGTTGA
- a CDS encoding ubiquinone/menaquinone biosynthesis methyltransferase, with amino-acid sequence MVEIPYRPEEPRTIRLLFTRIAKNYDLTNHVISLGFDILWRKKFARLLKDRNKIADVCCGSGAMFPLLGNRILAGLDFTRAMLQIAARYPGARLVEGDAQKIPFEDQTFDATIIVYSIRNIPDLSSSLAELYRVLQTGGMVGILDFGVPEGRFLKWLYLLYFQKLMPFLGSFVARDKSSYYYFVNSVLRFPKRKEFLELMQKAGFTNCRYLEYMGGAALVYLGEKF; translated from the coding sequence ATGGTTGAAATCCCCTACAGGCCGGAAGAACCACGAACCATCCGGCTTCTTTTCACGCGCATCGCAAAAAATTATGATCTGACGAATCATGTCATTTCACTCGGATTCGATATACTCTGGCGAAAAAAATTCGCTCGACTGCTGAAGGATCGCAACAAAATCGCCGATGTCTGCTGCGGTTCCGGCGCTATGTTTCCGCTCCTGGGCAACAGGATACTTGCGGGACTCGACTTTACGCGCGCGATGTTGCAAATTGCGGCCCGCTATCCGGGCGCGAGATTGGTCGAAGGGGATGCACAGAAAATTCCCTTTGAAGATCAAACGTTCGACGCAACCATCATTGTTTATAGCATCCGGAACATTCCCGATTTGTCCTCTTCGCTTGCGGAGCTGTATCGAGTGCTGCAAACGGGCGGCATGGTTGGAATTCTGGATTTTGGCGTGCCGGAAGGCCGCTTCTTGAAATGGCTTTACCTGCTTTACTTTCAGAAACTGATGCCTTTTCTGGGCAGTTTTGTCGCGCGCGATAAGAGCTCCTACTACTACTTCGTCAATTCGGTCCTGAGGTTTCCGAAACGAAAGGAATTCTTGGAACTCATGCAAAAAGCCGGATTTACAAATTGCAGGTATCTGGAATATATGGGCGGGGCAGCACTTGTGTATCTGGGAGAGAAGTTCTAA
- a CDS encoding Fe-Mn family superoxide dismutase, whose amino-acid sequence MRKRFFFVTVSCFVFLTWIGCNSQSNIENPLASAVSITSATQVTAAAAPTRCEILGFSMGPQPADVSNRPEKVRVEWEAMASTSLDCPGQQILGVDVWEHAYYLIPIDQANQGGGHLNGRAEVELQIASSETRFVGRVEGMVSCANQECQLDLEMNATSPEGMRLFLHQMGVMEMNGGGGAVIGLDIVEGFLIK is encoded by the coding sequence ATGAGAAAAAGGTTCTTTTTTGTCACCGTTTCTTGCTTTGTATTTCTCACATGGATTGGTTGCAATAGCCAAAGCAACATCGAGAATCCGCTTGCTTCGGCCGTGTCGATCACCTCTGCAACGCAGGTGACGGCCGCTGCGGCGCCCACGCGTTGCGAGATTTTGGGGTTCTCGATGGGTCCACAACCTGCGGATGTCTCAAACAGGCCCGAGAAAGTGCGCGTAGAATGGGAAGCCATGGCTAGCACGAGTCTCGATTGTCCCGGTCAGCAAATCTTAGGAGTCGATGTATGGGAGCACGCATATTACCTGATTCCGATCGATCAGGCCAACCAGGGTGGCGGGCATCTGAATGGCCGTGCAGAAGTCGAATTGCAGATCGCCTCCAGCGAAACCCGGTTCGTCGGGCGTGTCGAAGGGATGGTTTCCTGCGCTAATCAAGAATGCCAGTTGGACCTCGAAATGAACGCAACAAGTCCGGAGGGCATGAGGCTTTTTCTACATCAGATGGGTGTGATGGAAATGAACGGCGGTGGTGGCGCTGTGATAGGTCTGGATATCGTGGAAGGATTCCTCATCAAATAA